The DNA segment TGGGCACGCTGTTGCTGGTGAATCCCGGCGCGCCGCTGATGCGTCGCATCCCGGCCCGCCAGGGCAGCGATGGCATCGATGTCTTCGGCAAGGTCGTGCCCGCCGTGCCGGCTGCCGATCCGCCATTCGCGGACGGCCTGACCGGCGTGGCGCAGGATCCCGCTGATCCGGAGGTACTGGTGGCGGCGATCTCCGGCTCGCCGTCCTTGTCGGCACAGGGCGCATCGGTGAGCCCGGTGGTCGATGTGGAGGCGGTAGACATGCATTCAGGCAACGTCACCTTCGACGGCACGCTGCGCGTCAACGGGGATATCAGGACCGGCATGACCGTGCGCGTGACCGGCGACGTGATCGTCACCGGCACCATCGAGGCTGCCCATGTGGAGGCGGGCGGCAACGTGGTGGTGAAGGGCGGCATCATCGGCAAGGCCGAGGGCACGCATCAAGGCGCGCATCAAGGCACACAACAGGGCGCCGAGGGCGTCGCGCTGGCGCGGGTGACCTGCAAGGGTTCGCTGCATGCGCGCTTCATCGAAAGCGCCGTGGTCGAGGCCGGCACCGAGGTCAAGGTGGAAAGCGGCATCCGCCAGAGCGACGTCTGCGCCGGGCGCAGCATCATTGCGGGCAGTCCCAAGGGTGGCCAAGGCAACATCACCGGCGGGCGCTGCCGTGCGCAACTGGCGGTGCGCACCGCCACCCTTGGCGCCTCCGCGGGCACCGCCACCATCGTGCAGGTAGGTACCAATCCCTACGCCGAAGCCGAGAAGGCCGAGCTCGAGGCCCAGCGCCGCCAGCTGGAGGCGGAGCAGGCCAAGGTGCAGCAACTGGTCAGCTTCTTCGCCAAGCATCCCGAGAAAGCGGTGGGCGACATGCGCGAGAAGGCGCGCGCCACGCTGTTCAAGCTCACCCGCGACTCGATTGCGCTCGACGCCAGGCTGGCCAAGCTTGCCGAGCAGCTGCGGCCGTCTCCCGAGGCGGTGATCGAGGTGAGCCGGCGCATCCACGGGGGGTGCAGCCTGCACATCGGGCAGAAGTCGATGAAGATTATGGAGGACAAGCCGGGCGGCCACGTCCGGCTGGTGGAGGACCGCATCGCGCTGGTCTGAGTCCCCACGCTTGCCGTCGCATGCCGGCCGCCGCGCTTTTGCGCGGCGGTTTTGCTTGTGCCGCGCGGAACAACATGCGGAACACGTTACGTGACGCGTAACATGCCCCGGCCCCGCCCGGGCCGCGCCGCCCGCGTCCCGCGCAGGCGGCAATCCCTTGCGCCGTAAGGCCGAGCGGCCTGCCCCGCTGTGCGCGCGAGCCCGCGTTTGCGGCTGGCACGTGCCTTGCACCGTGCCCTGTCAGGCGTCCCCGCTGGCGCCGTTCCAGAAAAAAAGCAAAAGGAGGAATCATGGACATGGCACTCACCAGCCGGGCAGGCGTAGACAGCATCACCTCGCGAGGCGTCGCGCCGGGCGTGTCATCGGCCATGTCGGCGCGGCAGATTGCCAGGCTGCCGCTGGCGTCGCATGGCGCGGCGCCGCTCAGGGCTGTGGTGATCGACGAATGCGCGCTGCTGCGCCTCGGCCTGGCCCGCATGCTGGAGAGCATGCCCGGCGTGGAGCAGGTGGATGGCGTGGATCCCGATGATCTCTCGATGCACGGGACGACGATTCGCGAGGCCGGCTTGCTGGTGTTTGGCATGCCGCAGGACGTGACCAGCGGCTGGCGCCTGCTGCGCAAGCTGCGGAGCATGCTGCCCGCCCAGCGGGTGCTGCTGCTGTCGGACAATATGTGGCTGCACATGCCGCCGCCGGAGATGGGCTACGGCATCTGCTGTTGCCTGCCCAAGACAGCAGCCCTTGTTACCCTGGAAGCCGCCATCAGCAGCATGCTTGAGGCCGAAGTGCTGGCCGCCTGAGCCGCGCTTCAATCCGTAACGGCCGCATCGGCCACGGCGGCTATTTTCTCCCGGGCCAGGGGAGCCAGGGGATTTCCGGATCGGCATGGTTGCGCGCACGCCAGGCCGCGAACAAGGAAAACCCGTTCGCCTCGACGGGCAGCGCAAAGGCGGCCATGCCACCGACAGCTACATGCGCATCTTGCAGCACTCTCAAGTATGAACCGCGTTCACATGTCTGTAAATACAGACATGTAGCTATTCAGAATCGCAAATGGCAGGTCTATGTTGATCCTTCGTCACAACCGCTCCCCCATCAGCAGCGGTTGCGGCGATCGACGAGGGAAGCGTCGATTTTCTGAAACCTCAACATAAGACAGGAAGAACATGCCACAAACTGCTCACGAAGCGGTAACTCCGCCTATGGATCCGGCCGGCACCCGCTTCACGCCGACCCGGCTCAGCGCCATCGCGCTCGCCTCCCTGGCGCTGACCCTGGGTGCCTGCGGCGGCGACGATCCCGTTGCCACCACCCCGGCTTCGACTACCCCGACGGTGGTTGCGGGCTGCGAACTGAACGGCACCACCGGTGGCGAAGCCGTGGTGCTGCCGGGCGACCCTAATGCGCCGGAGATCGCCACCGGCTATGCGCCCAAGAGTACGGTCTACGCCAAGACCTATATGGCGGTGACCAACAACCCGGTCTCGACCAAGGCCGCCTGCGACGTGCTGAAGAACGGCGGCACGGCGGTGGACGCCGCGGTAGCGGCGCAGATGGTGCTGAACCTGGTCGAGCCACAATCCTCCGGCATCGGCGGCGGCTCCTTCATCATGTACTACGACGCGGCCACCAGGCAGGTCACCGCCTACGACGGGCGCGAGATGGCGCCGGCCGCCGCCGACGGCAACTATATCCAATGGAAGTCCGCCGCCGACCAGACTACGCCGGCACCTAACGCGACGCACAGCGGGCGCTCCATCGGCACGCCCGGCACGTTGCGCGTGCTGGAGCTGGCGCACGGCGAGCACGGCAAGCTGGCCTGGAAGGACTTGTTCTCTCCCGCCATCAAGCTGGCGACCGATGGTTTCGCGATTCCGCCCCGCATGGCTGCCGCGATCGCCTCGGCGCTCAGCAATCCGGTGACGGCCCCCAGCATCAAGCGCGACGCCGAGATGGCCGGATATTTCCTCAATGCCGACGGCACCCCGCGCGCGGTCAACACCATCATCAAGAACCCGGCGCTGGCCAATGTGTTCACCTCGGTCGCCAGCGGCGGCGCGGATGCGTTCTACAAGAACGGCCCGATTGCCCGGGCTATCGTCGCCAAGATCCAGAATACTTATGGCGGCACCGCCACGCCGGGACTGACCACGCTGGCCGACCTGGAGAGCTACGTCGCCAAGAAGCGCACGGCGGTTTGCACGACTTATCGCGAGTACGAGATCTGCGGCATGCCGCCGCCGTCCTCAGGCGGCATCGCGGTGGCGCAGATCATGGGTATCGTCGAGAACTACGAGATGTCGCGCTATGCGCCGTCGAACATGGACAAGAACGGCGGCCGCCCGAACGTGCTCGGCGTCCACCTGATGGCCGAGGCAGGCAACCTGGCGTATGCCGATCGCAACAAGTATGTGGCGGATACCGACTTCATCGGCCTGCCGGGCGGCAGCTGGGAAAGCATGCTGAACAAGCCTTACCTGCGCAAGCGGGCGGACCTGATCAGCACGGTGGGCTCCATGACGCTGCCGGTCGCCGCGGGCGACCTCGGCGCCGTGCCGCTGGCCCCGTCGGTCATCAACGAGCACGGCACCACGCACCTGTCGCTGACCGACAAGTATGGCAACGTCGTCTCGATGACCACCACCATCGAGGCGGGCCTCGGCTCGTATCACTTCACCAACGGCTTCCTGCTCAACAACCAGCTGACCGACTTCAATGCGGCACCCGCCGATGCCGGTGGCGTGCCGATCGCCAACCGCGTGCAGCCGGGCAAGCGCCCGCGCAGCTCGATGGCGCCCACGCTGGTGTTCAAGCGCAATGCCGACGGCTCGCGCGGCGACTTCTACATGACCACCGGTTCGCCGGGCGGCGCCAGCATCATCCAGTACGTAGCCAAGACCCTGGTGGGCGTGCTGGACTGGAAGATGGACGCGCAGCAGGCCGTGTCGATGATCGACTTCGGTGGCTCAAACAGCGCCACCAGCGGCATGATGGTCGGCGGCGAGCATCCCAACGTGGATGCCACCAAGCCGGCCGGCGGCCTGGCCGGCGACAACGATCCCCTGGTCAAGGGCCTGCGCGGGCTCGGTCACGTGGTCAACGTGACGGCCCAGTCGAGCGGCTTGAGCGCCATCATCCGTACCACTGTGGGCGGGTCGACGGCGCTGGTCGGCGGGGCCGATCCGCGTCGTGAAGGCGTGGTGCTGGGCGATACGTTCAAGCCATAAGCGGGAACGGAAGTGTTTGCGGAAATTTCTCCACATGCATTGGGAAGTGGCTGGTAGGTTGATGCGGCTGCGCTCGCTACAGTAGCCACTTACCGCTCTCTCCCCGGGAGTGGTTTTCCCGAGAGGGCCTAATCCCTTGGCCCTCCTTCCGTGGCGCTGCATGCTCTCGCATGCGGCGCCTTTTTTTCTCGCCTTCCCTCTTACCTTCCCCCGCACCTTCCCCTGCACCTTCCCACCACGGAATTCGCCTACCAGACCCGGATCTTGAGCTGCAGCGAGATGCAGCCATCCACCTTGCCCCGCATCGTCGGCACGTAGATCAGGTTCGCACCCACGCGCCCATACTCGATGCTGATGACGGGCGCCGCCATCGGCGACCAGCCGCCGTTATTGACATCCGGATACCCGCGCACCGCGCCCGCCGTGGCGCCGATCCGCACCGGGCCAAGATGCAGAGGCTGCCAGGTGACGCTCGCGTAGGTGGAGTGATGGCGCATGCTGTTGCGGTACTCGCCGGCCGACAAGGTGACATCCTCGGTGATGCGGACATCGGCGCCGATGCCCCAGTTGGCCGCGTTGTAGTGCGCCGTGTGATTGAAGTGGTAAGAAAAAAATCCGGCGTTCAGCCAGACCTGGGGGCTGAAGGCGGGCGCCGGCATAGCCTGCGCCGGATCTGCCGGGGTGTCGGGCGGCGTGCTGTCATCCGCGCGGGCGGTGACGGCCCACAAGGATGCGCCTAGCGCAAACACCATCAGGAGCTTGCGCGGAAAAAGGCGATACCTCGCCGCGCCAGGAACTGGATAAGCATCCATGGCCGCTTCCTTGTCGATTGTCTTGGCTGGGAGCTGGCTGGACGCGACGCGAATCGGCGTGCGGGCGCAGCCATCCTGCGCGAGTCCGGCGTGGCGCCGGCGGCCCTAGGTGGCGGCGATGTGCATGATGTTCCCCGGTTGCGTGGCAAGTGCGAACGCGTACCGCGTGCTGCGCGGCCGCTTCGTCATCGGTCCCGGCAGCCAATTGGAGCGGCGGGCCGGTCTTGTATTTGTCGTGTTACCAGTCTGGTGCTTCGGCGCGGCGGATTCAATCAATCGAATGCCGTAAGCCTATGGAGGGGATTGGAGGGCAAGCGGATGTCAACGTCCCGCTAAAACGGGACGTTCCGCGAGCTTGCGCCGGCAAGGCAGGAGGAGGGGTGATATGCCGCTGGCGGCTGCCAGGCGGCAGCGCCAGGGCATGGCGCAGTCAGTCAAACATGCGTTTGACGATGCGGGCAGGCGAGTGCCGCGGCAGTGGCCGCGGCGCTTGGGTCATACGGCAGACGCGCTGGCGGAACCAGCCTGGCTGTGCGTCATCGCGCGCCAGGCCAGGTGCGCGGTGCCGGCGGGCGGCTCCGCGCGCATGGCTTGCGCGCGCACGTCCGGAAAATCCGATGCGTCGAGCCAGACCGACAGGAAGGCGCCCATCGCATCGAGCAGCGTGTCCGAGTTGATGCCGGTCGGCCCGCCCACCTTCGGGCAGATGACCAGGTGGGTGCCCTCGTGCGAGTACACGCGCAGCGTCTTGACCAGGTCCGCCGGCTGCAGGTGATGCTCCGAGCAGGGCACGCCCTGGAAGCCGAACGCCAGCAGGAACTCCTCTTCTTCGGCCTGCCCTGTGCAGAGAATCACCTTGGGACGCATGCGCCGGCGCTGCTCCGCGATAAAGCGGAAGCGCCCACCCTGGCGGCAGAATTCCACATAGCGCCAGTTCGGGCTGAGGCACGGGTTGCGGCGAAAGGTCTCGATCTGCGACAGGTCCATCTGCTGCGGCTTGGGCAGAGGGTAGAGATTGATCTTGAACTCCCAGCCGAGCGGCGCGTAGAGGTACTGGTCGAAGTAGCCGCGCCAGTCCAGCCCCGGCATGGTTTCACGCAGCGTTGCCGTGCGCGTCGCGGCCATGATGCGGGCGAGGCGCTGGTGCGTTTGCCAGCGCGGCATGTCATGCCGGTGGCGCTCGCGAAATGCGCTGTCCCAGGCGGGCGGCTCATGCACGGGCGCCAGCGAGGCACCCGGCGAAGACGCAAGCAGGTGCGGCTCCTTATCGCATATCCAGACAGCCGCGCCGATGTTTCCCCCCTCCATGCCGGCGTACGAAGAGAAATACGCGTCCAACTCCTCGCTGCTGAAAACTGATGTCATTTGCTCTCTCATTCGTCGTGGCCCGTCGCGCGTGAATGACAAGGACTAGCGCAATCGCCGTGCCATCTGGCTGATGGCACTTGCCGACGCGGCGTGGCGGCGGCGCGAGGCCGATGCGATCAGGCTGGAAGCCGCGCCAGATAAGGGATTGCGGGCGACTTGCCTGGAGCTGGGAAGGGGGTGGGTACCGCGCGCCGCCGCGCAGGGGATGGCGCGGCGGTGTTACGCGTTACGTAACGTGGGCGGTGTGGGGGAACGCGGAGGGTATCTAGCCTGCTGCACGAACTGCGGGACGGGCGCCCGCGCCAGCAGGTATCTCAGGCGACGACCTTCTGCTCTGCGGCAGCCTGCTCGCGCATGCGGCGGGCTTCGTCGATCAGGAACTGCTGGTAATCGTCCAGATCGCCGTCGAAGGGCTCGACGCCGCCCTTGGTGACCAGCCAGAACTCGTCGCATACGGCGCGCAGCAGGGCCCGGTCGTGACTGACCAGCATCACCGTGCCTTCGAATTCGTTGAGCGCCACAGCTAGCGCTTCGCGCGTGGCCAGGTCGAGGTGGTTGGTCGGCTCGTCGAGCAGCAGCAGGTTGGGGCGCTGCCACACGATCATGCACAACACGAGCCGTGCCTTTTCGCCGCCGCTCATCGTGCCAACCGCCTGATGGACCATGTCGCCGCTGAAGCTGAAGGTGCCGAGGAAGGTGCGAAGGGATTGTTCGGTGCCGCTCTGGCCGGGGGCGCGCATG comes from the Cupriavidus basilensis genome and includes:
- a CDS encoding DNA-binding response regulator, whose amino-acid sequence is MDMALTSRAGVDSITSRGVAPGVSSAMSARQIARLPLASHGAAPLRAVVIDECALLRLGLARMLESMPGVEQVDGVDPDDLSMHGTTIREAGLLVFGMPQDVTSGWRLLRKLRSMLPAQRVLLLSDNMWLHMPPPEMGYGICCCLPKTAALVTLEAAISSMLEAEVLAA
- a CDS encoding DUF342 domain-containing protein; amino-acid sequence: MIHQWNYRMENRGQDTEAGGLRLSLDDSTRQLRAAYAAMPGRMAPDRAALQEALARGGWAQAKLDTAAIGTFLAQCQRATEGTPVEALIGELTDGYFDLSVSSDNLSVRLNLLPPQGGREVSRDEIRAALAERGIKAEPDSAALRGAVEAGHCDGLEIATGRAPLPGMPARFESLLAPPKPLVAEDESGRIDLRDLGTLLLVNPGAPLMRRIPARQGSDGIDVFGKVVPAVPAADPPFADGLTGVAQDPADPEVLVAAISGSPSLSAQGASVSPVVDVEAVDMHSGNVTFDGTLRVNGDIRTGMTVRVTGDVIVTGTIEAAHVEAGGNVVVKGGIIGKAEGTHQGAHQGTQQGAEGVALARVTCKGSLHARFIESAVVEAGTEVKVESGIRQSDVCAGRSIIAGSPKGGQGNITGGRCRAQLAVRTATLGASAGTATIVQVGTNPYAEAEKAELEAQRRQLEAEQAKVQQLVSFFAKHPEKAVGDMREKARATLFKLTRDSIALDARLAKLAEQLRPSPEAVIEVSRRIHGGCSLHIGQKSMKIMEDKPGGHVRLVEDRIALV
- a CDS encoding gamma-glutamyltransferase family protein, with the translated sequence MDPAGTRFTPTRLSAIALASLALTLGACGGDDPVATTPASTTPTVVAGCELNGTTGGEAVVLPGDPNAPEIATGYAPKSTVYAKTYMAVTNNPVSTKAACDVLKNGGTAVDAAVAAQMVLNLVEPQSSGIGGGSFIMYYDAATRQVTAYDGREMAPAAADGNYIQWKSAADQTTPAPNATHSGRSIGTPGTLRVLELAHGEHGKLAWKDLFSPAIKLATDGFAIPPRMAAAIASALSNPVTAPSIKRDAEMAGYFLNADGTPRAVNTIIKNPALANVFTSVASGGADAFYKNGPIARAIVAKIQNTYGGTATPGLTTLADLESYVAKKRTAVCTTYREYEICGMPPPSSGGIAVAQIMGIVENYEMSRYAPSNMDKNGGRPNVLGVHLMAEAGNLAYADRNKYVADTDFIGLPGGSWESMLNKPYLRKRADLISTVGSMTLPVAAGDLGAVPLAPSVINEHGTTHLSLTDKYGNVVSMTTTIEAGLGSYHFTNGFLLNNQLTDFNAAPADAGGVPIANRVQPGKRPRSSMAPTLVFKRNADGSRGDFYMTTGSPGGASIIQYVAKTLVGVLDWKMDAQQAVSMIDFGGSNSATSGMMVGGEHPNVDATKPAGGLAGDNDPLVKGLRGLGHVVNVTAQSSGLSAIIRTTVGGSTALVGGADPRREGVVLGDTFKP